The following coding sequences are from one Humulus lupulus chromosome X, drHumLupu1.1, whole genome shotgun sequence window:
- the LOC133804098 gene encoding pentatricopeptide repeat-containing protein At4g18520, chloroplastic, whose amino-acid sequence MLSPTFLSPNISFNLTRPPPPPLPPFLAIQPLKLPKRRKNSNSKNHKQSRTWRCRCFSSENPSSLHDSKISDEFSSFLDDPETELSDTQSFCHGLCPSSLALWLRSCQSLEDVKRIHGIVLKCFGYPETYVYNNLICVYLNFEKLSDARNVFDKMTLRNVVTWTAVIDGYMRFGLHEEAFSLFKDSIRDGVRANEKMFVCLVNLCSKRKEFELGKQIHAGVIKGSASNMIVDNSIVKFYAECGDLKSAFRKFEKMSKWDVFCWTTMITACSQQGNGKEAISLFSRMLDEGFSPNGFTVCGVLKACGEKKELSLGRQLHGAIVKEMYKNDVFIGTSLVDMYAKCGEIVDSRNVFDRMNHINIVTWTSIIAGYARKGLGEEAIELFRAMKRRNIFPNNLTIVNILRACGSIENSMIGREVHAQIVKNSIETNLYLGNTLVWFYCRFGEYSKAIKVLQKLPHRDVFSWTAIISGCTHLGYDSEALEFLREMIKEGVEPNSFTYSSALKACAQLETVLQGRLIHYSAKKTPSMSNVFVGSALIYMYSKCGYVTEALNVFENMPEKNLVAWKSMIMGYARNGFCREALKLMYRMQAEGFEVDDYVHTTVLAACGDVELDDVEHSYACSLKSGSSV is encoded by the coding sequence ATGCTTTCTCCGACTTTCTTGTCACCAAATATCAGTTTCAATCTTACTCGGCCACCTCCACCTCCACTTCCACCATTTTTGGCTATTCAACCACTTAagctaccaaaaagaagaaaaaactcgAACTCGAAGAACCATAAACAGAGTAGAACTTGGCGTTGTCGTTGTTTTTCTTCCGAAAATCCATCTTCCTTACATGATTCTAAGATTTCGGACGAGTTTTCCAGTTTCCTTGATGACCCAGAAACGGAATTATCTGATACACAGTCCTTTTGCCATGGTCTCTGTCCTTCTTCGCTTGCGCTGTGGCTTCGGTCGTGTCAGAGCCTAGAAGACGTGAAAAGAATACATGGGATTGTTCTGAAGTGCTTTGGATACCCGGAGACTTATGTTTATAACAATTTGATTtgtgtttatttaaattttgagaAGTTAAGTGATGCTCGTAATGTGTTCGATAAAATGACGCTGAGGAATGTTGTTACTTGGACTGCTGTTATTGACGGGTACATGAGATTTGGTTTGCATGAAGAAGCTTTCAGCTTGTTTAAGGATTCTATTCGAGATGGGGTTCGAGCAAACGAGAAGATGTTTGTGTGTCTCGTGAACCTTTGTAGTAAGAGGAAGGAATTTGAGCTTGGGAAGCAAATTCATGCAGGTGTTATCAAAGGTAGCGCGAGCAACATGATTGTCGACAATTCTATTGTGAAATTCTATGCAGAATGTGGAGATCTCAAGAGCGCTTTTCGTAAATTCGAAAAAATGTCCAAATGGGATGTCTTTTGTTGGACAACTATGATCACTGCTTGTTCTCAACAAGGGAATGGAAAGGAGGCTATTTCTCTCTTCTCTAGGATGTTGGATGAGGGATTTTCCCCCAATGGATTTACAGTTTGTGGGGTTTTAAAAGCTTGTGGTGAAAAGAAGGAACTAAGCTTAGGACGACAATTACATGGTGCCATAGTTAAGGAAATGtacaaaaatgatgttttcataGGCACTTCCCTAGTGGATATGTATGCAAAATGTGGTGAGATTGTAGACTCAAGGAATGTGTTTGACAGAATGAATCATATAAATATTGTAACTTGGACATCTATCATAGCGGGATATGCTCGCAAGGGACTTGGTGAGGAGGCCATAGAGCTCTTCCGAGCTATGAAGAGGCGAAACATATTTCCCAATAACTTGACCATTGTGAACATTCTCAGGGCTTGTGGTTCGATCGAAAATTCAATGATTGGAAGGGAAGTGCACGCACAGATAGTGAAGAACTCTATTGAAACCAACTTATACCTTGGAAATACATTGGTGTGGTTCTATTGTAGATTTGGGGAGTACTCTAAAGCCATCAAGGTCCTCCAAAAATTGCCTCATCGAGATGTTTTCTCATGGACAGCAATCATTTCTGGTTGTACCCATCTGGGATATGACTCGGAAGCTCTTGAATTCTTGAGAGAAATGATAAAGGAGGGAGTAGAACCAAACTCTTTTACTTATTCATCAGCCTTAAAAGCTTGTGCTCAGCTGGAAACTGTTCTTCAAGGCAGATTGATTCACTACTCAGCCAAGAAAACTCCTTCCATGTCTAATGTTTTCGTGGGCAGTGCTTTGATCTACATGTACTCAAAATGCGGGTATGTGACTGAAGCGTTAAATGTCTTCGAAAACATGCCTGAAAAGAATTTGGTTGCCTGGAAATCTATGATTATGGGGTATGCAAGGAATGGATTCTGTCGAGAGGCTTTAAAACTTATGTATCGGATGCAAGCAGAGGGTTTCGAGGTGGATGATTATGTCCATACGACGGTTCTCGCCGCATGTGGAGATGTTGAGTTAGATGATGTAGAGCATTCGTATGCTTGTAGTTTGAAGTCTGGTTCCTCTGTTTGA